The bacterium genome includes a region encoding these proteins:
- a CDS encoding cytochrome c oxidase assembly protein has protein sequence MSAAAPFVLAAGILALYGAGIRRYNRRHASRPFPPLRAAAFALGVAAGAAALGPPLDGLSAWFLSAHMAQHLLLMLVAAPLLLVGTPLRLARQSGVRGLEAAAARLSHSRFVEALTWPPGAWAVYAAVLAGSHFTPLYEAALERPAVHVLEHALYLSAALVFWYPVVGLEPSRWRLGYGLRLLYLAAALPVQSLVGLAIFSSRHVLYPHYAVTAAVRGTSALADQQTGGIIMWLGGGLPVIAALLLVAAAWAAEDRRLADHLDRAARSSRTNPTSAAVTPAAPRTASHQP, from the coding sequence GTGAGCGCCGCGGCGCCGTTTGTGCTCGCGGCCGGCATCCTCGCCTTGTACGGCGCCGGCATCCGGCGGTACAACCGCCGCCATGCGTCGCGGCCGTTTCCGCCGCTTCGCGCCGCCGCGTTCGCCCTCGGGGTCGCCGCCGGCGCCGCCGCGCTCGGCCCGCCGCTCGACGGCCTCTCCGCGTGGTTTCTCAGCGCCCACATGGCGCAGCACCTGCTCCTGATGCTGGTCGCCGCTCCGCTGCTGCTGGTCGGGACGCCGCTTCGGCTCGCCCGCCAGAGCGGCGTGCGCGGGCTCGAGGCCGCGGCCGCGCGGCTGTCCCACAGCCGCTTCGTCGAGGCGCTGACATGGCCGCCCGGGGCGTGGGCGGTGTACGCCGCGGTGCTGGCCGGGTCGCACTTTACGCCGCTGTATGAAGCCGCGCTCGAGCGTCCCGCCGTGCACGTTCTGGAGCACGCGTTGTACCTGTCGGCCGCGCTGGTCTTTTGGTATCCGGTCGTGGGACTCGAGCCGTCGCGCTGGCGTCTCGGCTACGGGCTGCGCCTGCTCTATCTGGCGGCGGCGCTGCCGGTGCAGTCCCTCGTGGGGTTGGCGATCTTCTCGTCGCGGCACGTGCTCTACCCGCACTACGCCGTGACGGCCGCGGTCCGGGGCACCTCAGCGTTGGCCGACCAGCAGACCGGCGGGATCATCATGTGGCTGGGGGGCGGCCTCCCCGTGATCGCCGCGCTGCTGCTCGTCGCGGCCGCGTGGGCCGCGGAAGACCGCCGCCTCGCCGATCACCTCGACCGCGCCGCGCGGTCGTCGCGCACCAACCCGACGAGCGCCGCGGTCACGCCGGCGGCGCCGAGGACGGCGAGCCACCAGCCGTAG
- a CDS encoding ubiquinol-cytochrome c reductase cytochrome b subunit, with protein sequence MIRRLVLWLDDRLGAASFARKALRKAFPDHWAFMLGEVALYAYLALLVTGIFLTFFFTASGEDVVYQGSYAPLRGERMSAAYASVLGLSFDVRSGLVMRQIHHWAALVFVAAIVAHALRVFFTGAFRRPREINWLIGTSLVLLAMGAGFTGYSLPDDLLSGTGIRIAYSVLLSIPVVGTWAAFLFFGGEFPAPVTIGRLLALHIMLLQGLILAALGAHLAIIWHQKHTQFRAPGRTEDTVVGSPLWPNYAMKSAGLGLAVFAVLAALGGLVQINPVWLYGPYDPTTVSSPAQPDWYIGWLEGALRLMPNWELRGFGHTIPEPFFPGVLVPGLLITIYALWPFIEQRLTGDREVHHFLDRARAAPRRSGVGAAALTFVVLLTLAGSNDVMARFFGVPVEVVTQVLRGVVLIAPLVAGWVTYVVCRELKAAEGRPVPAWHVVRRGPGGGYVVEDEEE encoded by the coding sequence ATGATCCGCCGGCTGGTGCTGTGGCTCGACGACCGCCTCGGCGCGGCGTCGTTCGCGCGCAAGGCGCTGCGCAAGGCGTTCCCGGACCACTGGGCGTTCATGCTCGGCGAGGTGGCGCTGTACGCCTACCTCGCGCTGCTCGTGACGGGGATCTTTCTGACGTTTTTCTTCACCGCGTCGGGCGAGGACGTCGTCTATCAGGGCTCCTACGCGCCGCTGCGCGGGGAGCGGATGTCGGCGGCCTACGCGAGCGTGCTGGGGCTGTCGTTTGACGTGCGTTCCGGACTCGTGATGCGGCAGATCCACCACTGGGCCGCGCTCGTCTTCGTCGCCGCGATCGTCGCGCACGCGCTGCGGGTCTTCTTCACCGGCGCGTTCCGGCGGCCGCGCGAGATCAACTGGCTGATCGGCACGAGCCTCGTGCTGCTCGCGATGGGCGCGGGCTTCACCGGCTACTCGCTGCCCGACGACCTGCTCTCGGGCACGGGCATCCGGATCGCGTACTCGGTGCTGCTGTCGATTCCGGTCGTCGGCACCTGGGCGGCGTTCCTGTTCTTCGGCGGAGAGTTTCCCGCGCCGGTGACGATCGGCCGGCTGCTCGCGCTGCACATCATGCTGCTCCAGGGCCTCATCCTCGCCGCGCTCGGCGCGCATCTCGCGATCATCTGGCATCAGAAGCACACGCAGTTCCGCGCGCCCGGCCGGACCGAGGACACGGTGGTCGGGTCGCCGCTGTGGCCGAACTACGCGATGAAGTCGGCGGGGCTCGGGCTGGCCGTCTTCGCGGTGCTGGCGGCGCTTGGGGGCCTCGTCCAGATCAACCCGGTGTGGCTGTACGGCCCGTACGATCCGACCACGGTGAGCTCGCCCGCGCAGCCGGACTGGTACATCGGCTGGCTCGAAGGCGCGCTGCGCCTCATGCCCAACTGGGAACTGCGCGGGTTCGGGCACACGATCCCGGAGCCGTTCTTTCCGGGCGTGCTGGTGCCGGGACTGCTGATCACGATATACGCGCTCTGGCCGTTCATCGAGCAGCGGCTGACGGGCGACCGCGAAGTCCACCACTTCCTCGACCGCGCCCGCGCCGCGCCGCGCCGCAGCGGGGTCGGGGCGGCCGCGCTCACGTTTGTGGTGCTGCTGACGCTGGCGGGCAGCAACGACGTGATGGCGCGGTTCTTCGGCGTGCCCGTGGAGGTTGTGACCCAGGTGCTGCGCGGCGTGGTGCTGATCGCTCCGCTGGTCGCGGGATGGGTCACCTACGTCGTGTGCCGGGAACTCAAGGCCGCGGAGGGGCGTCCGGTCCCGGCCTGGCACGTGGTGCGCCGCGGGCCCGGCGGCGGCTACGTCGTGGAGGACGAGGAAGAGTGA
- a CDS encoding Rieske 2Fe-2S domain-containing protein has translation MRPVERPIAGMLALSICGSLALVLVYAAGGQPQLEGTLLAVSLGALGAAVIAWALRLLPQEEVTDVRETEPSPPAVRAAATSALERGEEQLTGRRTLGRLLLGALAALVLVVFFPIRSLGPRPGRSMFHTEWQPGTFLIDGEGHRIRDGQLAVGSVITVFPEGHGGSPVSQALLIRVDPAQLALPPGRGTWAPKGHVAFSKLCTHAGCPVGLYRAAAHQLLCPCHQSTFDVLRGAAPIFGPTTRALPQLPLRIDEDGYLRATGDFSAPVGPGFWELS, from the coding sequence ATGCGCCCGGTCGAGCGGCCGATCGCCGGCATGCTGGCCTTGTCGATCTGCGGCAGCCTCGCCCTCGTCCTCGTCTACGCCGCCGGAGGCCAGCCGCAGCTGGAAGGGACGCTGCTCGCGGTCTCGTTAGGCGCGCTCGGCGCCGCGGTGATCGCGTGGGCGCTGCGTCTTCTTCCACAGGAGGAAGTGACCGACGTCCGCGAGACCGAGCCGTCCCCGCCGGCGGTGCGCGCGGCCGCGACGTCGGCGCTCGAGCGCGGGGAAGAGCAGCTCACCGGGAGGCGGACTCTTGGACGCCTGCTGCTCGGCGCGCTCGCGGCGCTCGTGCTGGTCGTGTTCTTTCCGATCCGCTCGCTGGGTCCGCGCCCCGGCCGTTCGATGTTCCACACCGAATGGCAGCCCGGAACGTTTCTCATCGACGGCGAAGGGCACCGCATTCGCGACGGCCAGCTCGCCGTGGGATCGGTGATCACCGTGTTCCCGGAGGGGCACGGCGGGTCGCCCGTGTCGCAGGCGCTGTTGATCCGGGTGGATCCGGCGCAGCTTGCACTGCCGCCCGGGCGCGGCACCTGGGCGCCGAAGGGCCACGTGGCCTTCTCGAAGCTCTGCACGCACGCGGGCTGTCCCGTCGGACTCTACCGCGCCGCGGCCCACCAGCTGCTGTGTCCGTGCCACCAGTCCACATTCGACGTGCTGCGCGGGGCGGCGCCGATATTCGGGCCCACGACCCGGGCGCTGCCGCAGCTGCCGCTGCGGATCGACGAGGACGGGTACCTGCGCGCGACCGGCGACTTTTCCGCGCCGGTCGGCCCGGGATTCTGGGAGCTCTCATGA